From bacterium, one genomic window encodes:
- a CDS encoding oxidoreductase encodes MSAGAEWGITESLALAAAAAPPALFLVLGGAGFLRRPFGETAVGRMTRGTFVFAFLCHALVAGMMIAGGRTLVALRLPDWFHVGDYRFEIEFIFDRLSVPFALFSTALLGVVGAFAHRYVHKERGYNRFFTLLALFATGMNLIVLAGGVELAFAGWELVGLSAGLLVAFFHDRRAAVENGFRALVVYRVCDAGFLVAAILLRTWTGSGEYGHIFGDAPWPGAGAALTGTQATIVMLLVVVAVMGKCAQVPFSGWLPRAMEGPTPSSAIFYGALSVHAGVYLLLRFAPLLEETAVAAAVIVVMALVTSLVATTVGRVQTDIKTALAFATLTQVSLILVEVGLGLYWLAILHTVGHACVRSLQFLRAPSLLHDFHNVENAVGGHLAHTGLHYERLLSASVRRRLYRFALERAHLDDFLDRFVVRPFVGTFRAFDRFEKNFAISLDGAARKSAPRPPSGGAR; translated from the coding sequence ATGAGCGCCGGCGCGGAATGGGGCATCACCGAGAGCCTGGCCCTCGCCGCCGCGGCCGCGCCGCCCGCGCTCTTCCTCGTGCTCGGCGGCGCGGGGTTCTTGCGCCGCCCGTTTGGCGAAACCGCCGTCGGGCGAATGACGCGCGGGACGTTCGTCTTCGCGTTTTTATGCCACGCGCTCGTCGCGGGGATGATGATCGCCGGCGGCCGGACCCTTGTCGCGCTGCGCCTGCCCGATTGGTTTCACGTCGGCGATTACCGCTTCGAGATCGAATTCATCTTCGATCGTCTCTCCGTCCCGTTCGCGCTGTTTTCGACCGCGCTGCTCGGCGTCGTCGGCGCGTTCGCGCATCGTTACGTGCACAAGGAGCGCGGCTACAACCGCTTCTTCACCCTGCTCGCCCTGTTCGCGACCGGCATGAACCTCATCGTTCTCGCGGGCGGCGTCGAGTTGGCGTTCGCGGGATGGGAGCTTGTCGGTCTGTCCGCCGGCCTGCTCGTCGCGTTCTTCCACGACCGGCGCGCGGCGGTCGAAAATGGCTTCCGCGCGCTTGTCGTCTATCGCGTTTGCGACGCGGGCTTCCTTGTCGCGGCCATCTTGTTGCGCACCTGGACGGGCTCCGGCGAATACGGACACATCTTCGGTGACGCGCCCTGGCCCGGCGCCGGCGCGGCGCTGACCGGCACGCAGGCGACGATCGTCATGTTGCTTGTCGTCGTCGCGGTGATGGGCAAATGCGCGCAGGTGCCGTTTTCCGGCTGGCTGCCGCGCGCGATGGAAGGCCCCACGCCCTCCAGCGCCATTTTCTACGGCGCGCTCTCGGTCCACGCGGGCGTGTATCTGCTTTTGCGTTTCGCGCCGCTGTTAGAGGAAACGGCCGTCGCGGCGGCGGTCATCGTCGTCATGGCGCTCGTCACCTCGCTGGTCGCGACGACCGTCGGCCGCGTTCAGACGGACATCAAGACCGCCCTTGCTTTCGCCACGCTGACGCAGGTGAGCCTCATCCTCGTCGAGGTCGGGCTCGGCCTGTATTGGCTCGCCATCTTGCACACCGTCGGGCATGCGTGCGTTCGTTCGCTCCAGTTTCTCCGCGCACCGAGCCTGCTGCACGATTTTCATAACGTCGAAAACGCCGTTGGCGGCCATCTGGCCCACACCGGGCTGCATTACGAGCGCCTGCTGTCCGCGTCCGTGCGCCGGCGGTTGTATCGCTTCGCGCTCGAGCGCGCGCATCTGGACGATTTCCTCGACCGCTTCGTCGTGCGTCCGTTCGTCGGAACGTTTCGCGCATTCGACCGGTTCGAGAAGAATTTCGCGATATCGCTCGACGGCGCGGCGCGAAAATCCGCCCCGCGCCCGCCCTCCGGGGGCGCGCGATGA
- a CDS encoding DUF2309 domain-containing protein, protein MSGDNQTREPEPGPDQGGPEVRARRLHEAIGHAAHLLPAQGPISIFIHHNTLHAFEDRPFEDAVVAAGRLFGCEPFLPEGHYRNEFAAGRIREIDLRDVLARDLGDTADTCLGDFIARFDLRFAALARGIDAPAETELRWLIEETALLRRFRDDAPHEARGRVIDAHRGAARALSRGDEPAALRALWSACVHAAERATDGYDASANLRSTQSSILNPQSSILNPQSSSPRHRDALLVLTGRDADALAHPILIRVCAAFLDQGIAYWPMPDRDAGLYAGTRDLYGREPDRGPGFPAEFARLLAFDREAGRSAEASAVHSLSVLGVGADEWDAFVAASLLALRGWAGMIRQVEERPDRVPSFAPPARLVDFLALRLLADRAACAHVLLEERFDLPLADLRDAAGAIPADDAPRDAASPPIRDAYVLYQVAQLAGRSAREVGALDARAVRDVLDDIEAFGDIERRRLWHLAYERRHRIGILDALAAHHDRAPRIQADPPRFQAMFCIDEREESIRRHLEEVEPACETFGYAGFFGVAMYYRGASDAHPRPLCPVVIRPAHEVTERILETHETEARVRRALLRRIGRMRRSYDVGSRTFTRGAVLTAMLGALAAFPLIARVLFPRTAARVRHRIGRLTRLPARTQLSVERDENAAPMLGERAGYDIAEMASIVAAVLRETGLAARLSRLVVIVGHGSSSLNNPHESAHDCGACGGGRGGPNARAFALMANNPAVREELARRGVSIPPAARFVGAEHNSCNDAVSFFDDEVPTTHRADFEAVRVAFDAARERNAHERCRRFDHAGDAISPAMALEHVEMRTEDLAQPRPEYGHATNAVCVVGRRERTRGLFLDRRAFLVSYDPSTDGADGAILERVLAAVVPVCAGISLEYYFSFVDPIGYGCGTKLPHNISAMLGVMDGHASDLRTGLPWQMVEIHEPVRLVIVVETDPDTLLAVLARLPAIDRLVRHRWITLATLAPGGVDIRLFEAASGAFVPHEIESDELPIVASSARWYAGRRDPIACATIAPAGGAR, encoded by the coding sequence TTGTCGGGTGATAATCAAACGCGGGAGCCGGAACCGGGACCTGATCAAGGCGGGCCGGAAGTCCGCGCCCGCCGCCTCCACGAAGCCATCGGACACGCCGCCCATCTCCTGCCCGCTCAGGGCCCCATCTCGATCTTCATTCATCACAATACGCTGCACGCCTTCGAGGATCGCCCGTTCGAAGATGCCGTCGTCGCCGCCGGGCGCCTGTTCGGCTGTGAGCCCTTTCTGCCCGAAGGACACTATCGAAACGAATTCGCCGCCGGCCGCATCCGCGAAATCGACCTGCGCGATGTTCTCGCCCGCGACCTCGGCGACACCGCCGATACCTGTCTTGGCGATTTCATCGCGCGCTTCGATCTGCGTTTCGCCGCGCTCGCGCGCGGCATCGACGCGCCCGCCGAAACCGAACTTCGCTGGCTGATCGAGGAAACGGCGCTGCTTCGCCGCTTCCGCGACGACGCCCCGCACGAGGCGCGTGGGCGCGTCATCGACGCGCATCGCGGCGCCGCGCGCGCCCTGTCGCGCGGCGACGAACCCGCCGCCCTTCGCGCCCTCTGGAGCGCTTGCGTCCACGCCGCCGAACGCGCGACGGACGGATATGATGCCTCGGCGAATTTGCGTTCCACTCAATCCTCAATCCTCAATCCTCAATCCTCAATCCTCAATCCTCAATCCTCGTCACCGCGTCACCGCGACGCGCTGCTTGTGCTGACCGGCCGCGACGCGGACGCCCTCGCGCATCCGATACTCATCCGCGTTTGCGCCGCGTTCCTGGATCAAGGCATCGCCTATTGGCCCATGCCCGATCGCGACGCGGGCCTGTACGCGGGCACGCGCGATCTCTATGGCCGCGAGCCCGATCGCGGACCGGGCTTTCCCGCGGAGTTTGCCCGCCTGCTTGCGTTCGATCGCGAGGCCGGGCGATCCGCCGAGGCATCCGCCGTGCATTCGCTTTCGGTGCTTGGTGTCGGCGCGGACGAATGGGATGCGTTTGTCGCCGCTTCGCTTCTGGCGCTGCGCGGATGGGCCGGCATGATCCGTCAGGTCGAGGAGCGCCCGGATCGCGTTCCGTCCTTCGCGCCGCCCGCGAGGCTCGTCGATTTCCTCGCGCTCCGGCTTCTGGCCGATCGCGCGGCCTGCGCGCACGTGCTGCTGGAAGAGCGATTCGACCTGCCGCTCGCCGATCTGCGCGACGCCGCCGGCGCGATTCCGGCGGACGATGCGCCCCGGGACGCCGCAAGCCCGCCGATTCGCGATGCGTACGTGCTTTATCAGGTCGCGCAACTCGCCGGCCGATCCGCGCGCGAGGTCGGCGCGCTCGACGCCAGGGCGGTCCGCGACGTGCTCGACGACATCGAGGCGTTCGGCGACATCGAGCGCCGCCGGCTCTGGCATCTCGCGTACGAGCGGCGGCATCGGATCGGCATCCTCGACGCGCTCGCCGCGCACCACGATCGCGCGCCGCGAATCCAGGCGGACCCCCCGCGTTTTCAGGCGATGTTCTGCATCGACGAGCGCGAGGAATCGATCCGCCGTCATCTCGAGGAGGTCGAGCCCGCGTGCGAGACCTTCGGCTACGCCGGTTTTTTCGGCGTCGCCATGTATTACCGCGGCGCATCGGACGCGCACCCGCGCCCGTTATGCCCCGTCGTCATCCGTCCCGCGCACGAAGTGACCGAACGCATCCTCGAGACGCACGAAACCGAGGCTCGCGTGCGCCGCGCGCTACTTCGCCGCATCGGCCGCATGCGCCGCTCCTACGACGTAGGCAGCCGAACCTTCACGCGCGGCGCCGTCCTCACCGCGATGCTCGGCGCGCTTGCCGCGTTTCCGCTGATTGCCCGCGTTCTGTTTCCGCGCACCGCCGCCCGCGTGCGCCATCGGATCGGCCGCCTGACGCGGCTTCCCGCGCGCACGCAACTGTCCGTCGAGCGCGACGAAAACGCGGCGCCCATGCTCGGCGAACGCGCGGGCTACGATATCGCCGAGATGGCGTCGATTGTCGCGGCCGTGCTTCGGGAAACAGGGCTTGCCGCGCGGCTTTCGCGCCTCGTCGTCATCGTCGGACATGGATCGTCGAGTCTGAACAACCCCCACGAGTCGGCGCACGATTGCGGCGCGTGCGGTGGCGGGCGCGGCGGCCCGAACGCGCGCGCGTTCGCGCTGATGGCCAACAACCCGGCCGTCCGCGAGGAGCTGGCCCGGCGTGGCGTTTCAATTCCGCCGGCGGCGCGATTTGTCGGCGCGGAGCACAACAGTTGCAACGACGCCGTGAGCTTTTTCGACGACGAAGTCCCCACGACGCACCGCGCCGATTTCGAGGCCGTGCGCGTCGCGTTCGATGCGGCCCGCGAGCGAAACGCGCACGAGCGCTGCCGGCGCTTCGATCACGCGGGCGACGCGATTTCGCCCGCGATGGCGCTTGAGCACGTGGAAATGCGCACGGAGGATCTCGCGCAGCCGCGCCCGGAGTACGGCCACGCCACGAACGCGGTGTGCGTCGTCGGCCGGCGCGAAAGGACGCGCGGGCTGTTCCTTGATCGCCGCGCCTTTCTCGTTTCGTATGATCCGTCCACGGACGGCGCCGACGGGGCGATCCTCGAGCGCGTGCTCGCGGCGGTCGTGCCGGTGTGCGCGGGCATCAGCCTTGAATACTACTTTTCGTTCGTCGATCCGATTGGCTACGGCTGCGGAACGAAGCTGCCGCATAACATCAGCGCGATGCTCGGCGTCATGGACGGGCACGCGAGCGACCTGCGCACGGGCCTGCCCTGGCAGATGGTCGAAATCCACGAGCCCGTCCGCCTTGTCATTGTCGTCGAGACGGATCCGGATACGCTTCTGGCGGTGCTTGCGCGCCTGCCCGCGATCGACCGCCTCGTGCGTCATCGCTGGATCACGCTCGCGACGCTCGCGCCCGGCGGCGTGGACATCCGTCTCTTCGAAGCCGCGAGCGGAGCCTTCGTGCCGCACGAGATCGAATCGGACGAACTGCCGATCGTCGCGTCATCGGCGCGCTGGTACGCCGGCCGGCGCGACCCCATCGCCTGCGCGACGATCGCGCCCGCGGGAGGCGCACGATGA
- a CDS encoding glycosyltransferase family 39 protein encodes MPPDVPPSDPRIIDSRRTAALAFAVFLASFAFFASNLSGREPTLMESQDLDIAHRLTWPKALPIDQSPIYYKFLKFWLHFHGTPISNPRLPSAILVAMGAAALFLLGRKSIGLAGGLAAALIFTTNAVVLENARLARAYPVVLMFACVSMLFGAQYVTYRRARDLLGFLAATVAGIYTHFFFLLFAGSLGLVVIADLVAHFRSRRPRWWFFAMGAAAMLAIVPQLLRVEKAIRYSEARHGLYGGMSAEPLAFFKQLGADYFLLGTKNPVAPEWVLIALAAAMVMGAIALRWRGTIALVLLAGPTLFAGWHLSKTNPMHTRYVLFLLPVFAFFLAAVLRARPRWVIGVPIVAGILAVNALALAKKLDEPNTDWGDAAAYVREMQRAGDVVAVFPHHWDLTFREFYEGDTTDFTFVEQLDRVFARGRRVILVQGPGRPFDNVGRFMRKRARVTGSFGTKQRFRIQVHILEPHPADPVAITDLGAPSMLFGGIVGSGGYGWQLAPEPENPFAGLSDLIGAADMTIFAYMPLRPPKPLRDMVGRPLYRALGNRSQVIDFLREAGVDALAPVPMISRRVRPGVSAIGGIDAVPVNATWRDAAARVFDVAGTKVGVLYSRQQVFSDKPQYKRQRDATIAEFEGAVARARTVAGENGRLVVLLPQPPDFDMLFTPEDQYLARRAIDLGADAAIGLGGFASKEIEEYRDGVIAHGLGTLVRPRAMAGADRYSTGLLLRLAFGGREGAAYQAIPVTFDDAERPIPADREAARNVVYAQSSAARERLADGLLYARAGYETKGGERRDIKRWRSAPSMKHVPAKIEDWLPGGGAGYVVHDRWAEGGAAVGAEGIVSHGIFRRALTLAPGEHGAVSVTFPKVLLGETIELAFGVADKTFTARARRLKVQHLRVQIGEKVRFRRKVEHLSGWQDVSVHTGDLAGTTQDVTFVLETREKSRFAVAIDPVAVRGPETLAKIAEMPFAFEEHLSEARVFVRDRGRDAPCHGPDETHRYLYGGPHRAEEHGPFGEGLLRTRWVCGAMPWDSAARTVQKAGGELRRAIWLHPPDAGERHIVYGPMTARRRIHGHVALTDLALKKNKLPVTFSILVNGTPILVKTAGDTPGWLPFEASIPDELRGQDVEIAFVASAQKATWRHLVFDAVMD; translated from the coding sequence ATGCCGCCTGACGTCCCGCCATCCGATCCGCGGATCATCGATTCGCGACGCACGGCGGCGCTGGCGTTCGCCGTCTTTCTCGCGTCGTTCGCGTTTTTTGCGTCCAACCTTTCCGGGCGCGAGCCCACGCTCATGGAGTCGCAGGATCTGGACATCGCCCATCGGCTGACCTGGCCGAAGGCGCTGCCCATCGACCAGTCGCCGATCTATTACAAGTTCCTGAAATTCTGGCTCCACTTTCACGGGACGCCGATCTCCAATCCGCGCCTCCCGTCGGCGATCCTCGTTGCGATGGGCGCCGCCGCGCTGTTCCTTCTCGGCCGCAAGTCCATCGGCCTTGCCGGCGGTTTGGCCGCGGCGCTGATCTTCACCACCAACGCGGTGGTTCTCGAGAACGCCCGGCTGGCGCGCGCCTACCCGGTGGTGCTGATGTTCGCGTGCGTCTCGATGCTGTTTGGCGCGCAATACGTCACCTATCGGCGCGCACGCGATCTGCTGGGCTTTCTCGCCGCGACGGTCGCGGGCATCTACACGCACTTCTTTTTTCTTCTGTTCGCCGGGTCGCTCGGTCTCGTGGTCATCGCCGATCTCGTGGCGCATTTTCGCTCGCGCCGGCCGCGCTGGTGGTTTTTCGCGATGGGCGCGGCAGCGATGCTGGCGATCGTTCCGCAACTGTTACGCGTGGAAAAAGCCATTCGCTACTCGGAGGCGCGGCACGGGCTCTATGGCGGCATGTCTGCGGAGCCGCTCGCGTTTTTCAAGCAGCTTGGCGCCGACTATTTCCTTCTCGGCACGAAAAACCCGGTCGCGCCGGAATGGGTGCTGATCGCGCTCGCGGCGGCGATGGTGATGGGGGCGATCGCCCTGCGTTGGCGCGGGACGATCGCCCTTGTCCTTCTTGCGGGGCCGACGCTGTTTGCCGGGTGGCATCTTTCGAAGACCAACCCGATGCACACGCGGTACGTGCTGTTCCTGCTGCCCGTGTTCGCGTTTTTTCTCGCGGCGGTTTTGCGCGCCCGGCCTCGATGGGTCATCGGCGTCCCGATCGTCGCGGGCATCCTGGCGGTGAACGCGCTGGCGCTCGCGAAAAAGCTCGACGAGCCGAACACCGACTGGGGCGATGCCGCCGCGTACGTGCGCGAGATGCAGCGCGCGGGCGATGTCGTCGCGGTTTTTCCGCACCACTGGGATCTGACGTTCCGGGAATTTTATGAAGGGGATACGACGGATTTCACGTTTGTCGAACAACTCGACCGCGTTTTCGCGCGCGGCCGGCGGGTGATCCTCGTTCAGGGGCCGGGACGGCCGTTCGATAACGTCGGGCGGTTCATGCGCAAACGGGCGCGGGTGACGGGGTCGTTCGGAACGAAGCAGCGTTTCCGGATTCAGGTACACATTCTCGAACCGCACCCGGCGGACCCCGTCGCCATCACCGATTTGGGCGCGCCATCGATGTTGTTCGGCGGCATCGTCGGTTCGGGCGGTTACGGGTGGCAACTTGCGCCCGAACCGGAAAATCCGTTCGCGGGTCTTTCCGATCTCATCGGCGCCGCGGACATGACGATCTTCGCGTATATGCCGCTTCGGCCTCCCAAACCGCTCAGGGACATGGTCGGACGGCCGCTCTATCGCGCGCTCGGCAACCGCAGCCAGGTGATCGATTTCCTGCGGGAAGCCGGGGTCGATGCCCTCGCGCCCGTGCCGATGATTTCGCGCCGCGTGCGCCCGGGCGTGAGTGCGATCGGCGGCATCGACGCGGTGCCGGTGAACGCGACGTGGCGGGACGCGGCGGCGCGCGTGTTCGATGTCGCCGGTACGAAGGTGGGTGTTCTTTATTCGCGGCAACAAGTTTTTTCCGACAAGCCGCAATACAAGCGCCAGCGCGACGCGACGATCGCCGAGTTCGAAGGCGCGGTGGCGCGTGCACGCACGGTCGCCGGCGAAAACGGCCGACTCGTGGTGCTTCTGCCGCAGCCGCCGGATTTCGACATGCTGTTCACGCCGGAAGATCAATATCTCGCGCGCCGCGCGATCGATCTTGGCGCGGACGCCGCGATCGGACTTGGCGGCTTCGCGTCCAAGGAGATCGAGGAGTACCGCGACGGAGTCATCGCGCACGGGCTCGGCACGCTCGTGCGCCCGCGGGCGATGGCGGGGGCGGATCGATACTCCACCGGGCTTTTATTACGGCTGGCGTTTGGCGGCCGCGAAGGCGCGGCGTATCAGGCGATCCCGGTGACGTTTGACGACGCCGAGCGGCCCATCCCGGCGGATCGCGAGGCGGCGCGAAACGTGGTGTACGCCCAAAGCAGCGCGGCGCGCGAGCGCCTTGCCGACGGTCTGCTGTACGCGCGCGCGGGCTACGAAACGAAAGGCGGCGAGCGGCGCGATATCAAACGCTGGAGATCGGCGCCGTCGATGAAACACGTGCCGGCGAAGATCGAGGACTGGCTGCCCGGCGGCGGCGCGGGCTACGTCGTTCACGATCGCTGGGCCGAGGGCGGCGCGGCCGTGGGCGCGGAAGGCATCGTTTCGCATGGAATCTTCCGAAGGGCGCTGACACTCGCGCCCGGCGAGCACGGCGCGGTGTCGGTCACGTTTCCGAAGGTGCTGCTTGGCGAGACGATCGAGCTTGCCTTCGGCGTTGCGGACAAGACGTTCACCGCCCGCGCGCGCCGCCTGAAGGTCCAGCATCTGCGCGTGCAAATCGGCGAGAAGGTCCGCTTCAGGCGCAAGGTCGAGCACCTCTCCGGCTGGCAGGACGTGTCGGTTCATACGGGGGACCTGGCGGGCACGACGCAGGACGTCACGTTCGTTCTCGAAACGCGGGAAAAGTCGCGTTTCGCGGTCGCGATCGATCCGGTCGCCGTGCGCGGGCCCGAGACGCTCGCGAAGATCGCCGAGATGCCGTTCGCGTTCGAGGAACATCTGTCGGAGGCGCGCGTGTTCGTGCGCGATCGCGGGCGCGACGCGCCCTGCCACGGGCCGGACGAGACGCATCGCTACCTCTACGGAGGCCCGCATCGCGCGGAAGAGCACGGTCCATTCGGCGAGGGACTTTTGCGCACGCGATGGGTTTGCGGCGCGATGCCGTGGGATTCCGCCGCGCGAACGGTGCAAAAGGCGGGCGGCGAATTGCGCCGCGCGATCTGGCTGCATCCGCCCGACGCGGGAGAGCGCCACATCGTGTACGGCCCGATGACGGCGCGGCGGCGCATTCATGGCCATGTCGCGCTGACGGACCTCGCGCTCAAAAAGAACAAGTTGCCGGTGACGTTTTCGATCCTCGTCAACGGCACGCCGATCCTCGTAAAGACCGCGGGCGACACGCCCGGGTGGCTGCCGTTTGAGGCGAGCATCCCGGACGAGCTGCGCGGGCAGGACGTGGAGATCGCGTTTGTCGCGTCGGCCCAAAAGGCGACGTGGCGGCATCTTGTTTTCGACGCCGTTATGGATTGA
- a CDS encoding glycosyltransferase family 2 protein, translated as MVMIPVPHARSLSVVIPYYNEEANIEPSLHGALDYLRRRFDDFEIVAVDDKSTDATLSIARRIAAGEPRVRVVALDTNTRFAGALKAGFAAATKEYVFYTDGDCPICWDDLDRAIVELIRYDAVVGYRTTRDKEGWIRKLYTTAYRLTLRAALGLSFRDVNFSFKLFSRNALAAVMPIASTGSFIDAEILCRLLDRGLAIREIPVQYRSRVRGTSTLATPAVIVKLLGELASFWNARRKTRGLRGVRRPRHELPDLVDQG; from the coding sequence ATGGTGATGATCCCCGTACCGCACGCGAGAAGCCTGTCGGTCGTGATTCCGTATTACAACGAGGAGGCGAACATCGAGCCGTCGCTGCATGGCGCGCTCGATTATCTGCGCCGGCGCTTCGACGATTTCGAGATCGTCGCGGTGGACGACAAAAGCACCGACGCCACGCTTTCGATCGCGCGGCGAATCGCGGCGGGGGAGCCGCGCGTGCGCGTCGTGGCGCTCGATACGAACACGCGTTTTGCCGGCGCACTGAAGGCGGGCTTCGCGGCGGCGACGAAGGAGTACGTGTTTTACACCGACGGCGACTGCCCGATCTGCTGGGATGACCTGGATCGCGCGATCGTGGAGTTGATCCGCTACGACGCGGTTGTCGGATACCGCACGACGCGCGACAAGGAGGGGTGGATCCGCAAGCTCTACACGACGGCGTATCGCCTGACCCTGCGCGCGGCGCTCGGGCTTTCGTTTCGCGATGTGAATTTCAGCTTCAAGCTGTTTTCGCGCAACGCGCTGGCGGCGGTGATGCCGATCGCGTCGACCGGCTCGTTCATCGACGCGGAAATCCTGTGCCGCCTGCTCGACCGGGGGCTGGCGATCCGCGAGATACCCGTGCAGTACCGCTCGCGCGTGCGCGGCACCTCCACGCTCGCGACGCCGGCGGTGATCGTGAAGCTGCTCGGCGAACTGGCCTCGTTCTGGAACGCGCGGCGCAAGACGCGCGGCCTGCGCGGCGTGCGACGGCCGCGCCACGAGCTTCCGGATCTGGTCGATCAGGGATGA
- a CDS encoding ChbG/HpnK family deacetylase, whose protein sequence is MTHTLLIVNADDFGIAAGVNQAVAKAFDAGILRSATIMAGGAHFDEAVCIAKDRPALGVGVHMTLTQLAPVAPIDDVPNLAPGGIFAPTHVSFARRLLSGKIPRREIEIEFSAQIERVLAAGIDITHLDSNGHLHVLPRVRAAFAAVAKKFGVAKMRVPMLGGPSRSAEEYVKAIAIAATARAARPAFRGLAHPDHLWGLAASGDMNRTRVLAIIERLVPGTHELMTHPADHDPDFTRAFPWGYHGEAELAALCDLEVNAMVERRGVVLGNYRDI, encoded by the coding sequence ATGACGCATACGCTCCTCATCGTCAACGCGGACGACTTCGGCATCGCGGCCGGCGTCAACCAGGCGGTCGCGAAGGCGTTCGACGCGGGTATCCTGCGCTCGGCGACGATCATGGCGGGCGGCGCGCACTTCGACGAAGCGGTGTGCATCGCGAAAGATCGGCCCGCGCTTGGCGTCGGCGTGCACATGACGCTTACGCAGCTTGCGCCCGTCGCGCCAATCGACGACGTGCCGAACCTCGCGCCCGGCGGAATATTCGCGCCAACGCACGTCTCATTCGCGCGACGACTTCTCTCCGGCAAAATCCCGCGCCGCGAAATCGAGATCGAATTTTCCGCCCAGATCGAACGCGTGCTCGCGGCGGGCATCGACATCACGCACCTGGACAGCAACGGGCATCTGCACGTGCTGCCGCGCGTGCGCGCGGCGTTCGCGGCGGTCGCGAAGAAATTCGGCGTCGCGAAGATGCGCGTGCCGATGCTCGGCGGGCCAAGCCGAAGCGCCGAGGAATACGTGAAGGCGATCGCGATCGCGGCGACGGCGCGTGCCGCGCGTCCGGCGTTTCGCGGGCTCGCGCATCCGGATCACTTATGGGGTCTCGCCGCGTCCGGCGACATGAACCGGACGCGCGTGCTCGCGATCATCGAGCGCCTTGTCCCCGGCACGCACGAGTTGATGACGCACCCCGCCGATCACGATCCGGATTTTACGCGCGCGTTCCCCTGGGGCTACCACGGCGAGGCGGAGCTGGCGGCGCTGTGCGATCTGGAGGTGAACGCGATGGTAGAGAGGCGGGGGGTCGTGCTGGGCAATTATCGGGATATTTGA
- a CDS encoding AAA family ATPase — MKKRRNHKQERLSKKLASEHPRSSFDKQLLDFVTEQFLISGDFNGLPVAAIDRELDDGIDSIKKDIRLLVESGKVEIVYDDRHPNPHIRALPAIPIENQIAKMETPGFTNACLYPTPSVLTKVVDRSEYASQPYTLCRALGEPDLSFKAFDVSILEWYRNDPRYYYINDDVEGHIAISDTFYDKVRDHDQIMLQTFGFCYDKDDYRFVAVFTVYLSKLSAEHQIIWKAREMSGEYIIHPVYLEQSYGNFPDKIPLTAAFVEELHVINLMCAAMGRIGLFRNTFYENPPKKFSFLVRPTLAEFNEFVLLIDKMISDNIDKRFFRDDISLEIRNELDGGEVKIDQKGTLAALEEWIGYRYRPKDPVPLKQAFATFRRIRKLRQKPAHSIDEDVFDQKLFKDQRQLLLDSYIAIRTIRLLFANHSAVKSAKIPISTELRDGQIRTY; from the coding sequence ATGAAAAAGCGAAGAAATCATAAACAAGAACGCCTTTCGAAAAAGCTCGCTTCGGAGCATCCCAGAAGTAGTTTCGACAAACAATTGCTCGATTTTGTTACGGAACAATTCTTGATCTCCGGCGATTTTAATGGATTGCCGGTTGCTGCTATTGACCGGGAATTAGATGACGGGATCGATTCGATTAAAAAAGATATCCGATTGCTAGTTGAATCTGGTAAAGTTGAAATTGTGTACGATGACCGCCATCCAAACCCGCATATACGCGCGTTGCCCGCGATTCCCATTGAAAATCAAATCGCAAAAATGGAAACGCCGGGGTTCACAAATGCGTGCTTGTATCCAACGCCATCCGTGCTGACAAAAGTTGTAGATAGATCCGAATACGCGTCGCAGCCCTACACTCTTTGCAGGGCTTTAGGTGAACCGGATCTATCTTTTAAGGCGTTCGATGTGTCAATACTGGAGTGGTACCGCAATGACCCTAGATATTATTATATAAATGACGACGTCGAAGGCCACATAGCAATAAGCGATACCTTTTACGACAAAGTACGAGATCACGACCAAATCATGTTGCAGACTTTCGGTTTTTGCTACGACAAAGATGATTATCGTTTTGTCGCAGTATTTACTGTGTATTTGTCGAAATTGAGCGCTGAACACCAAATTATATGGAAAGCTAGAGAGATGAGCGGCGAATACATAATTCATCCCGTTTACCTCGAACAATCTTATGGGAATTTTCCTGACAAGATACCGTTGACGGCGGCTTTCGTTGAAGAGCTTCACGTAATAAATCTTATGTGTGCAGCGATGGGTCGCATTGGTTTGTTTCGGAACACATTTTATGAAAATCCGCCGAAAAAATTTTCGTTTCTAGTCCGCCCAACGCTAGCCGAATTTAATGAATTTGTATTATTGATTGACAAGATGATTTCGGACAATATTGACAAGAGATTTTTTCGAGACGATATTTCTTTAGAGATAAGAAACGAACTTGACGGCGGCGAAGTAAAAATTGATCAAAAGGGAACGCTGGCCGCGCTAGAAGAGTGGATTGGCTATAGATACCGTCCGAAAGATCCAGTCCCTTTAAAACAAGCATTTGCAACATTTCGTCGAATTCGCAAACTTCGGCAAAAACCAGCCCATTCAATAGACGAAGACGTATTCGATCAAAAATTATTTAAAGATCAGCGTCAACTATTATTGGATAGTTATATAGCGATTCGTACAATTAGGTTGTTGTTTGCAAATCATTCTGCGGTTAAGTCGGCAAAAATTCCTATTTCAACGGAATTACGAGATGGCCAAATTCGCACTTACTGA